In Nostoc sphaeroides, the genomic window CATAGATTTTATAATGCCTTCCCGTGCGATCGCCAAATTCATCCATGATGCGCTGGACAATATCTGGACAGGCGTTGTAATAAGGGTTAGCACCTTCCCGTCCTTGGAAGTAGACATCGGGGTTTTGGGCAGTCCCGCGCAAAACTGGACGATCTGGGGTGAGGGCGCGACTGCGGTGGGCGAGTATTAGGTTATCGTGGATGAGCGATCGCAAATCGTCATCTGAGAGCAATTTGACTTTCTGCACTTCATGTGATGTGCGGAAACCATCAAAGAAGTGCATAAACGAGACTCGCGTCTCTAGGGTAGCAGCATGAGCAATCAGAGCAAAATCTTGACTTTCCTGCACCGAAGCCGAACACAATAGAGCAAAACCAGTAGCGCGGGCTGCCATCACATCGCTATGATCGCCAAAAATTGATAACGCATGAGTAGCCAAAGAACGGGCGGCAACGTGAACCACAGCGCTAGTCAACTCACCAGCAATTTTGTAAAAGTTGGGTATCATCAACAATAATCCCTGAGATGCCGTGAAGGTGGTACTCAAGGAACCTGTTTGTAATGCCCCATGCACAGCACCGGCGGCTCCCCCTTCGCTCTGCATCTGCACGACGCTGGGAATAGTACCCCAGAGGTTGGGACGACTTTCTGCTGACCAAGCATCTGCCCATTCACCCATTGCTGAAGAGGGGGTGATAGGATAAATGGCAATCACTTCATTTAATTTGTAAGCAACACGGGCAACAGCCTCATTCCCGTCGATGGTTGCAAAGGTTTTGTTCATAATTTGATTTTTGTCCCCGCCTCTAAGCTGCATTATCAGAACATGTGAGTATAAGAATCAGAAATAGCCAAAATTAGAAGTTGAGTGTATTATCTACATTAAAAATTTATCGGTAGGATTTACTCCGTGATTAAAGGATAATTTATTGATGACTTTTGGCTCTGAAGTTAACTTTTAACAAATACTGCATCTATTAATATCTCATCCACAATACTGCATCTATTAATATGTATTAATAATGTACTCAATAGCCAAAGTCTCTGTTTGATAAGACTTTCAAATAATTTATTCTTTTTTGTGGGGTATAGGGGCGGGAATTTTTGATATATTTTGCTTAAAGAAAAAGAAATAAAATGTTAGAGGATGTCTGAAAAGTTTTTGATAGGTGATTTTAATCACGCAAGTTGTTTGAGCATCAGACGAATCATAGCAATGTCAACACATTGGAGATTGTAGATGGCAGATTGGAGATTGTCTGCACCCACAAGGGGTGCAGCTTGAGGATTTGAGATTGATAATTTTAGATTTATTCCGTCCACGAGGGACGGGGCTTGTACCAAATTCAATCTGCTTTTCTTTAATCTTCGATCTCCAATCTTCTCCGTAAACGAAGGCTTCTGTCGTTTCCGGTAAGATTTCATGGAAGTCGGCGGTAAACTCTATCCCGCAAGTAGCGTGGAGTTTTTCATAATTCTTACTGAATCGCGTTTATGATAATTTTTTAGGGTTAACCTATTTTTTACTTTTTAATAATATATTTTTAATTACCTACCTTTAAAATATTGTGATATTTCATGAAATCTTCTTTGTAGTATCTTAAATGACATCAACAAGCACTAATAAGGTTCCTGTAGTCAGCGTTAGCACAGATTCCCGGAATGTCAGAGAAGGCGACCAACTACGCTGGAACTTCAACCTGACTCAGCCTGCTCCAGCAGGTGGTCTAATCGTTGAATTTGCCCTTACCCAAGACAGCGACCCCTTACCAGGTGACATCCAATATAACGTCGCAGGTGGCACCAACATTACCAGTTTTGAACTCCTGCGTAACAGTGCAGGTGTAATTACCGGGGCGAAAGTGGGTATCGCGGCGGGGGCAACTGCTGCCAGTCTCGTCAACAACATCATTGCCGATAACCTCACAGAAGGGCCAGAAAGCGTTACTTATACGCTGATTAATGGCACAGGCTATGCGGTGAATCCGACAAGGAATGCCGCACAGTTCACGATTCTCAATACTTCTACTACTCCTGTAGTCAGCGTTAGCACAGATTCCCGGAATGTCAGAGAAGGCGACCAACTACGCTGGAACTTCAACCTGACTCAGGCGGCTCCAGCAGGTGGTCTAATCGTTGAATTTGCCCTTACCCAAGACAGCGACCCCTTACCAGGTGACATCCAATATAACGTCGCAGGTGGCACCAACATTACCAGTTTTGAACTCCTGCGTAACAGTGCAGGTGTAATTACTGGGGCGAAAGTGGGTATCGCGGCGGGGGCAACTGCTGCCAGTCTCGTCAACAACATCATTGCCGATAACCTCAGAGAAGGGCCAGAAAGCGTTACTTATACGCTGATTAATGGCACAGGCTATGCGGTGAATCCGACAAGGAATGCCGCACAGTTCACGATTCTCGATACTTCTACTACTCCTGTAGTCAGCGTTAGCACAGATTCCCGGAATGTCAGAGAAGGCGACCAACTACGCTGGAACTTCAACCTGACTCAGGCGGCTCCAGCAGGTGGTCTAATCGTTGAATTTGCCCTTACCCAAGACAGCGACCCCTTACCAGGTGACATCCAATATAACGTCGCAGGTGGCACCAACATTACCAGTTTTGAACTCCTGCGTAACAGTGCAGGTGTAATTACTGGGGCGAAAGTGGGTATCGCGGCGGGGGCAACTGCTGCCAGTCTCGTCAACAACATCATTGCCGATAACCTCACAGAAGGGAGAGAAATCCTTACTTATACCCTGATTAGTGGCATCGGCTATGGGGCGAATCCGACAAGGAATGCCGCACAGTTCACGATTCTCGATACTTCTACTACTCCTGTAGTCAGCGTTAGCACAGATTCCCGGAATGTCAGAGAAGGCGACCAACTACGCTGGAACTTCAACCTGACTCAGCCTGCGCCGACAAATGGTCTAATCGTTGAATTTGCCCTTACCCAAGACAGCGACCCCTTACCAGGTGACATCCAATATAACGTCGCAGGTGGCACCAACATTACCAGTTTTGAACTCCTGCGTAACAGTGCAGACATAATTACTGGGGCGAAAGTGGGTATCGCGGCGGGGGCAACTGCTGCCAGTCTCGTCAACAACATCATTGCCGATAACCTCACAGAAGGGAGAGAAATCGTTACTTATACCCTGATTAGTGGCATTGGCTATGGGGCGAATCCGACAAGGAATGCCGCAGAGTTCACGATTCTCGATACTTCTACTACTCCTGTCGGTTTCGGCACAGAGTACAACTTTGGTGGAGATAATTTAACGACTATACCTCAACCATTCCTATAGTTAGCATCAGTGCCACTTCCGTGTAATTACAGCAGTTTTCATTGATGCTATCCACATCTGTCGTAGTGGTTTAACAATACTAAACCTCCGCGACAGATGTTGTCTATTTACCTGAAAATTAATCTAAGTTTTCAGCATCCAGTTGATTTCAGGAAAGCACCATAGAAACGACATCAGGAGATAAGCAACCAATTCCACCTGAGCATTAATGTTAATCCGCCATTTTGAGACAATACGGTTCACTTAAGGCCAAAACTGTTGTTTTACGAACCGCAGAGGCGCAGAGAACACAGAGAGAAGAAAGAGTATAAATGCTTAACTGATTAGATAAAAGTCTACATTTGACCTTCGCTATATCTTTAATGAAGTTTAGCCCAACTTCTTGCTACCTATGTTAACCTGGAGTATTAAAACTAGCCTGCTATTTTTTGGTTTCTGTATCTAGCCAATTTTAATTATTAAACTGAATATTAAATCTAAAGAGATTGAATTATGAAATTATCTTCTATCACCTTAGTTGTAGTGATTAGTGCATTCGCTCTCCCCCAGAGTGCATTCGCTAACCAAGAAAATGTTCCCATCACAACAGACGATTACAATCAAGCTGGAATTTTATTAACGGAACCAGCCACAATTAACACTACATGGAGTAATTTTACCGGACAATCCAATAATCCTAAACAAACTGCTGAATCAATTTTGCTAGAACAGGAGGGAGGATGCAAAAAGATTAACCCGCTTGAGTTCATCAATAACCCAGGTGCTTTTTTTAAGGAATGTCAAAAGCCAACAAACACCCAAACTTCTCAAAGTAGTGAGCCAATTGAGTATCTCAAGGTTCCTAAACTCGATTCTGGTATTAGTGTGACAGTTACTAAGTTTTGATATACAACTTTTTTAACAAGAGATAACTAATTATTGGTATAATCATTTGGATTTATTCATAAGTGTGTAATTATGTCAAGCTAAGGTGAAAACTAGTAAGCAGGGAAGCCTTAAGATATTGTCTCGTTAAGGATTTCAGATGATTTTTGGAGAAGTCAGGAATCTTGTTATTTAAATTAAGCTGTATAATAATTAACCATCTGATAACGTAAATATTTTCTGAAAATAGGATAATTACTTGCGATCGCGGGTGTTGCTGTCTTGCCAAGTATTATCCTTGATGTTAATGTGACCATTATTACTACTTTTAGTCAAAAAAATGTCGCCAAGAGTAATTACATTGATAATACACCCAATGCAGATGTCTGCGTGCAGTATGAGACAAGCGCAATTATCATAGATACCTTTGAGAGATAAGCAAAATAGCACAAATGAAAATAAATAAATAAATTGTTATTTTGTGTTTTAATAATCTTCAATTACGACTAATTTAGAGATTTCCTATTCTTAAGTTGTTTATTGTACAATACACTTCAGTTAAGCAATTTTTTCCTTCTCTTTCTTCTCTCTCTGTGTCCTCTGCGCCTCTGTGGTAGCCTGCGGCAAGCCGCTCCGCGTCTACGTTAAAAAAAAACAAATTTGACTCATAGTGCTAGCCTTAACCCAAGCGGATTGGTTTATTGTAATAAAATACTTGTCGGGGCAATTTTTGATTATTCATAAAGTATATTGGAAAATTAAATCAATAATAATTAGGTTTCCAGATATGCAAATATCAATAATAAATCAGTGTAATAGGTTAAAAATATGGTGATGATACTTGAGGCAATTGATTTGTCACCACTGATGATGTTATTATTAGGGGGTGGGTTGATTTTGGGTTTATTATCTCCAAGAATTAACTTGTAATGTATCATAGACCAGAATTCATCATCAGTATTGCCAATTGATTGATTAGCAGTGTGAAATGGCTATGGGTCTGAATATCTAGACTTGGTACCAATAAATTGATGACGTTACAGAGGAGCAAATAACCATGAGCAACTTAACATCTCCACCTACCGAAGTTCAAAAAACGAAGAAAAAAAGTTTAGCCGCAGATAAAAAACCTCGAGCTACAGATGATATTGTGCGTAGTTATCTGCAAGAAATCGGGCGTGTAGATTTGTTGACTCGTGAACAAGAGGTTATTTTTGCTGAACAAGTGCAGCAGATGATGAATTTATTAGCTGCTAAAGAAGAATTGGCTGTGAAATTAAATAACGAACCCACGCTGCAAGAATGGGCAGATCGGGTGGAGTTAAGTGTTGAGGTGGTAGAGCAACGGCTAAATTTAGGACATCAAGCCAAGCAGAAAATGATTCAGGCTAATCTCCGGTTAGTGGTAGCAGTGGCGAAGAAATACCAGCACCGCAACCTGGAATTTATGGATTTAATTCAAGAAGGTACTTTAGGTTTAGAGCGAGGGGTGGATAAATTTGATCCCGCTCTTGGTTATAAGTTTTCTACCTACGCTTACTGGTGGATTCGTCAAGGAATCACAAGAGCGATCGCTCAACAAGGACGGACAATTCGTTTACCGATCCACGTCTTTGAGAAACTGAACAAAATTAAACGGGTGCAGCGAGAATTATCTCAACAATTAGGTCGGGTTCCCACTACTGCTGAAATCGCTAAAGCGTTATCTTTGACACCTAGCCAAGTGCGAGAGTGTTTGTACTTAGCGCGTCAACCTTTCTCTTTAGAGGCGCGAGTTGGTGAACAACAAGATACAGAATTGCAGGACATACTAGAGGATGATGGCCCATCTCCCGAAGACTATGCTGTTGAAGAATCTTTGCACCAAGATTTACAAGACTTGTTGGCAAAGTTGTCTCCCCAGCAGCGAGAAATATTAACCTTGCGCTTTGGTCTGACTGATGGATATGAACTTTCTTTAGCACAGATTGGCGATCGCATGGGTATTAGTCGAGAACGGGTACGTCAAATAGAGCAAAAAGCCCTCAGTCTCCTCCGCCGCCAGAAAGAACAAGTACGTAGTTATCTAGCTAGCTAAATAATTCATAATTTATAATTACTAATTCATAATTTAATTTTTTAATTTATGAATTAATAATTATTGGCGATTATGCGGGAAAATCAAGCTAAGTAATCTCTCTCAAAGATTTGATATGAGTGCATCAAAGACAGTCCAACAATTGCAAGCACAATCGGTGAATTCTGAAAACTTTCGGCGTTATGGACAGGTGATTTTTGCAAGTCTTGATGGCAAAGCTTACGATGTGGAAGATGCCCAATTAAACCTGCATAACGGGATTCCCCGATTTTATATTATGCAGTTGGAGAAGAGAGGGCGAAAGTTTCACAAAATTACTCGCCATGTGCGATGTACTCAATGTCTGGGTTCTTTAGAAGGGAAGGATTGGTTAATTGCAGTTTGTCCTCCTAATAATGATGTGAATGAACCAGCATTAGAAGAGATTGCTGCTTTCCGTATTCCGGGGAATTGTTTTATTAAGCTACATGAGGGTACTTGGCACGCTGGCCCCCATTTTGACCATGAATCTGTAGATTTTTATAATTTAGAACTAGCTGACACAAATGTGGTCGATCATTTCACCCATGATTTTCTCAAGAGTCATCAATTAGAGTTTGAGATGGTTTAGGTGAGATTGGGTTAAATAAATTATATTGGGGATTGGGGATTGGGGATTGGGTATTGGGAAAACTCTTTCCTAGTCCCTAGTCAACTTAAAGTTTACTTTATAAATCATCTCTTATTATTCTTAATTACTAAAAATTTGATACCGCTTTGTAAATTGTCTTTTAAGCATTTTAAGCTTTTTGAGGATATATGCAGGCAGGAATCCAAACATCAAAGAAATCAGTTGATGCGAATATACTTGTATAGTATAGTGTGGGCGTTTATCCATCTTCCAATTGTCATACCAAGGAAAATCACTAATTAGATTAATCTCGTCAACTTTATCCTCATAAGCTGACTTAACTACTTGTTCAAAAAGTATAGTGCCAGGAGAAAATTTGGAATAACTCTCATCGTAAGCCAGCTTCCAAATAATGGTTGAACGCTTCAACTTAATCGCTAAATTGATTGCGATTGTCTTCCCTTCAGCTTCAAGTAATTGCCATTCAAGCCAACCAGCTTCTGATAATCGGCGTGTAAGATTTGTGTAAAATGATATATCTGTTGATGAACTTGCAATTAATTTTCCTCTAGTTCTTTTCCAACTGGCAGCTTCCACTTCTATTAATTGAGGTAAATGTTTTTCAGTGGCGTCGCTTCCTTTGAGGAAAATAGTTTTCACCCCTTCTAGTTGATAAAGTTTCTTTCCCGATCTTTTGATAGTACTTTTTAAATTACCACTGAGGTTTTTTCGATATTCATCAAAACAGCCAGTTATTTTTAAGTGAGCTCCCATCATCCAATCAAGCTCTTTAATGAGGATAATATGTGACATCCCTTCTAAAGCAGCAATAGTCGGTGAATTCTCCGGTAAACGGTTAAATACCATGCCCAGATGATGGGGACAAAATTGCCTCGCAGCATCAATAAGGACTGGAATAATTATATTTTCAAGCCCCAATGCGGCTACAATATCAAGCGAACATGATTGTGAAGACCTACGTGTAACTAAGAACGAAAAATTGAATCCAAAGAACCTCTTTGGAGTTACAATTAGCGGCAAAACACCTACTAGCTCAGAATCATTATAAGCAAATACACAAAACCATGATTCGTCAACTTCCACATAGTGTTCAAAATATGATGATACCCATGCATAGGATGTCATTGGTAACTGTTGAGTAGATTCAAAAACAAGCTGATTCCAACTGTCTGCATGGAGCTTGAGTTCTT contains:
- a CDS encoding ureidoglycolate lyase, producing MSASKTVQQLQAQSVNSENFRRYGQVIFASLDGKAYDVEDAQLNLHNGIPRFYIMQLEKRGRKFHKITRHVRCTQCLGSLEGKDWLIAVCPPNNDVNEPALEEIAAFRIPGNCFIKLHEGTWHAGPHFDHESVDFYNLELADTNVVDHFTHDFLKSHQLEFEMV
- a CDS encoding DUF3172 domain-containing protein, encoding MTIITTFSQKNVAKSNYIDNTPNADVCVQYETSAIIIDTFER
- a CDS encoding GNAT family N-acetyltransferase; protein product: MVALTQSKLLTKEKLKIQIAENLEELKLHADSWNQLVFESTQQLPMTSYAWVSSYFEHYVEVDESWFCVFAYNDSELVGVLPLIVTPKRFFGFNFSFLVTRRSSQSCSLDIVAALGLENIIIPVLIDAARQFCPHHLGMVFNRLPENSPTIAALEGMSHIILIKELDWMMGAHLKITGCFDEYRKNLSGNLKSTIKRSGKKLYQLEGVKTIFLKGSDATEKHLPQLIEVEAASWKRTRGKLIASSSTDISFYTNLTRRLSEAGWLEWQLLEAEGKTIAINLAIKLKRSTIIWKLAYDESYSKFSPGTILFEQVVKSAYEDKVDEINLISDFPWYDNWKMDKRPHYTIQVYSHQLISLMFGFLPAYILKKLKMLKRQFTKRYQIFSN
- a CDS encoding RNA polymerase sigma factor, RpoD/SigA family, which encodes MSNLTSPPTEVQKTKKKSLAADKKPRATDDIVRSYLQEIGRVDLLTREQEVIFAEQVQQMMNLLAAKEELAVKLNNEPTLQEWADRVELSVEVVEQRLNLGHQAKQKMIQANLRLVVAVAKKYQHRNLEFMDLIQEGTLGLERGVDKFDPALGYKFSTYAYWWIRQGITRAIAQQGRTIRLPIHVFEKLNKIKRVQRELSQQLGRVPTTAEIAKALSLTPSQVRECLYLARQPFSLEARVGEQQDTELQDILEDDGPSPEDYAVEESLHQDLQDLLAKLSPQQREILTLRFGLTDGYELSLAQIGDRMGISRERVRQIEQKALSLLRRQKEQVRSYLAS